The following nucleotide sequence is from Salvia splendens isolate huo1 chromosome 2, SspV2, whole genome shotgun sequence.
AGCTTAACTTAATTTAACCTAActatttcatttcattgcaaATTTCTAAGTTCCATGTTACTTCTTGTCCATTAATGATGTAAATTCTATGTTGGAAATGGTATCATCTAATAAGATGGttaattttcttgcaataataatGAGTTGGCCTTTTGCTTTATTTGTGACCACTCAATGTAGTACATTTTGAAGTACTCCTACATGCTTGTGATATTTTTGAAGTACTCCTGCATgctttgtgatatttgttgctcgtatgcaaaaaaaatatggagtaatatttgGGGGTAGATAACCATCTACTTTTGACATAAGTTAGAAAATGACATTAATGATTAATGACTCTATCCATCTTTTGATTTGTTGAAATGTTGATAGTCTCAAAATATTCAATAATATTAGCGTGCATCATTATAATTGTTAGTTTGTAAATGTATATTGGCCCGAATTTACTAGTGTCATCTatcaatattaaaaaattgTCTCCAAAGGCACACATCAAAGAAAATATTCCACATAATTCGTTTTTCTTGATATAGTGCAAGAGTGTTGTCCATAATATCTTGTCACTTTTAGAAATGGGGAGACTGTGGAATTGACATGCCAAATAAGATTTGTAGGATTAATCATGGTCAAACTAAATGGCcaagattattttatttccattagtGACTTTGAGTGATATAGGACGGTGAGTTTTTACCTCATACTTGTACATCATTGAgccattatatttatttaatattgtcGTGTTCCCTTAATGCTAAACTACTTTTTCTAGTCACGCATTTGTGTTGTCATGCTCCcattatacatatttaataaataatccTAGTGGTCTATTAGAAAAATCATAAGTATATACATTGTTAAATTATTAGAAAAATCACGTTGTTTGATCATTTTGATTTGATATTATAATCATAAGTATATACATTGCTGAATTATTAGAAAAAAATCACTTAGTTTAACCAATTTGGATTTGCCTGTAAAAATTCCACttgaaaaacataaaatttgaatttcattgCAATTATTTAAGATGAAAAAGTATGACCACCTACGTGTTATATATTTTTGGTGTTCATTAACTAAATGGTATTGCTTTTAATATGAATAGACGACATTGTTTAGTTCATCAGTGGTGACGTCTATGCTTGATTTTCCTTATTAACATATCATATAAAAGTTCACCTATGTGactattatatataaatatttttttggctAATATTTAAAGATTTTGAACAGATAAAAATTTagaccaaattttataattttctcattgcacatatgtatatatacagaTAGAAGAATATAGTTGAAATGTCCCTTCGGGCACACTGAATATTGAAACCATAGTCTTGTAACTCGATATTTAGAGATTAAATCTCACCAGTCGCCACccccaaataaaaaaatagaatacacTCATATAGTTCAAATATAAACCAATTATAATTATGAGCTGATAACTTCCGCATAGCATTTATGTGACTTATATTAACGATTTTACAAATATCAcaataagaatattttggtcacatatattaagatttttttcattcttcttaATGTTATTTTGTATTCTAAGAATATATCATAAAACTATTATCCAGATTGTTTGAAATAAAGTACTTAAAATATGGATACGAGCTGACAGATAATATAGACCTTGCATATTATTATCAGCTATGTAAAATCGAGATCTAATAATATCATGACACGTATGATTgagaaaaaaggaaagaaaatgtCACTTTTATATAGGTAGCCATTTTTTGACAGCAATGTGTGGAATGAGATTCATGTGTTTTGAAAACTTTAATGGCATCGCCATCCCCTTTCATATTTTCGACTTTCCAAAATTCTCTCTTTAATACCCTTGTTCTTGACAAATATAGTTAGGTCCCATTTGATTGAATTTTAGCATAACACACGAAGAAATTCATGGGTTTTGATTTATTATTGATAATTGATTAATACTCGTAGCAATGATAATATAACCGCCGAAAAGAAGAAGGTGAATGAAGAACACAAGTATCACATTTTTGGTATGGCTGTAGAATGAATAACATTATTGAATTACACAAGAAGAACATAAATAAAGAGTTGGCCCCAAAACTGAAGAATCAAGCCCAAGGATTGAAGGATGGTTTAGCTACGGAAACCCCAAACACTTACTCAAAAACTGAACCATGCATCGAAGCAAACACTTAGAATTTGGATCTACACTATAATCGAATAACGAATGGTGGGTGTCGACATCAGATTTGCATCCCCAATTACACACACTTTGTCGTCACATTTTCCTGCCCACCAATCTcaataatgtttaattttatgcaattGAATGGGGAGTATAAGGTAGACTATCTTTTTGCCCAATTCATACTACATACTCAAATTTTATCACTTTAATACTCCCTCATACCCATAGAAATACGtgcatttttcattttcgtctgtctcacaaaaatatgtaccttccatttttagaaaattatatcaatttaataatatatctCACTATCCAGTAACACTACTTTAGAGCATCAGTAGTGGCGCACGCCACtgcggaattcccaccggcgtgcgAAAATtccatggcggacgtccgccatggtGCGTAtcatgcacggatacggaattccagcgaggaattccgccgggaattccgtgcggacatccgccattgcgttgactcccacgaacgtccgcgcggaattcccgtttattgcattaaatgttttttttgttcctataaatacatcccgttgaacttcacttcattcgcaccacttgtattaacaagtttttctctctctaaatttcttttatatatccgtaatggccggtagtggtagtggtagtggtagtggtagtggtggtgatgggcattatgaacacatgatgcggtTGATTCACGCACGTGTGCGGGATGCCGCGGAGAGGGAGGAACAGGCGGCCTCGGCGCCggcggtgcctcgacccatccacCGTCGGTCGCACTATAGTACCCCGAGACCACCTCGCTGTCCACCGTAGGTTGTAGGCGGattactttgcgccggagccacggtttgaGGAGAACCTATTCCGACGACGGTTttggatgcatcgtccgctctttctgtGTATCGTGGGcactttggagcgtcgatacgggtatttcagggtgcgggagcatgcggctggtaaacccggccacacgcctattcagaagtgcactgccgcaatcaggtagctggcatacggaggctcgaccgacatgttcgacgagtacctccacatcggcgagacgactgccctagagtgcctgaagtatttttgtcagggcgttagggagatattcgaggataggtatcttcggaagcctacacccgaagattgtcaggctccgttggatatgcacgggttccaggggatgttaggcagcatagattgtatgcactaggagtggaagaacttccctgctgcctggaaagggatgtacactactggtttcaaggccaagaatcccacgatgatccttgaggcggtagctgactaccgtttgtggatttggcatgcctattttggagtagccgggtcaaacaacgacatcaacgtcctccagtcgtcgccccttttcaacgaccagtgcatgggcgtcggtccggccctcaacttcgtcgccaacggcaaccagcacaacatgggctattatttggcggatgggatatacccgatgtggcccgtctttgtgaagacgatcaggtgcccaacagatgaaaagaagatatactttgcgcaacgtcaagaggcagcgcgcaaggatgtagagcgggcatttggtgtgctccaggctcgatgggcggcagtgaatggtccaacacggctgtggtttgttgacagcatcgctgaaatcatgtacgcatgtattatcatgcacaacatgattgtcgaagatgaaggtccagcactgactgattgggccaatgatgatgctgatgttgcgggtccaagccacggcgtggccaccggcAATGTaagcatggggataccccatgacggagtcgatcgagtccgtgcatttgccgacatgcgccaaaaacaaatccatgttcgactccagaacgatattattgaagaagtatggcagcggaggggtcgtcgttaaaatgtattttttttaatttggtgaaatgtacttttctttttttaatggaatTATTTTcgctatttgtgtcgaaattttattttcgtaaattgtttaattccggaaattgtttaatatgtgaatttgtgaatttttttaatgtgggaattccgtcaggaattccgcaggggaattctgccactgtgcagtgggaagtccgtatgacgtggcagtgcagtgggaagtccgtatgacgtggcaggaggtgtttttgtgaattccgcgccactgctgatgctcttaaccatcattctcctcatctctcttactttatcatatcattcttcttctgtctcttactttatcaattttttcttaattcttgTGCCGTCccaaatgcatatatttttttgggacggagggagtatgaagtTGTGTGATTAaagaataaattatttaatactttATCTGGTATTGATTAAAATAtctaatattttaattggattaaaaatCTCCCTTCAAAAACAATGAATACTACGTGCCCGTTCGGTTAACCATATAAAATAATGGTGGATAACAATATAGGATACAATAGAGATGAGCTTTTTTTATAGGATGAGCTTTATCTAGGATTGATTTAGTAGAAGGGGGTTAGGCTAAAATGGGTTTTATCTAGAATTGATTTAGTTGGAGGGGGTAAGGCTAAATGAATAGTCTAATTAAAATAGTTAAGTTGCATTAGTTATGTGGGCTTATGTGAGGGCCTCTTACTAAAAGGAAAGTAAATTATATCTATTCTTCTCCATGTTGCAACAGAACAGGGGCGTACATGAACAATTTAGTCCGAAAAGTTTTTGGCGTGATATATTACTACTAAAATGAAAATCAAACTATTTTCGTTAAAACAACgctagaaaaagaaaatcagCAAGGCGACCTAATTATTACTATCTCCTTCTAAGAAAAATAgaactagtagtagtaatatttttttttattttagtagtagtaataactttttcattttgaaaaattcatcaaaattaatttctatcgataatttttttctctaataatCCAGTCTAATAATTTTAAATCAtttcttaatctgattttaccaaattgtattaaaaaatttaaactcGTCCACAATTAAGATTATATttatggagggagtattattattcCTTAAGTAAAAAGCTGGTTGTTGATTGAGATAAGATGGAAGTTTGAAAAACGGATAAGAAAATGAGCAAAGAGTCTGCTTTGCTGAATCAAAAATTCTGAGTCTCTTACATTCATCTCCGACGGCCGCCGTCGCATGGACATAGATCCGTATTAGTAGCCTTTAGCCTGAGAAGTAGCAGCTATGGCAAATGTCTCACTCACCTCAGCCGCCACTCATAAATGCTGGACCTTCAATCCTATTTCTAGGGCTGCTTTCCCCAATTCCTTTGCATTCCGATTTTCTCAGCCGCGAAGAGCCACAATTATCATGTCTACCTCAAGCAAAACCACTGTTCTTGTCACCGGTGCCGGCGGTCGAACTGGTATAACATGAACTATCTATCAGCGCTTCAATGTTGGATTATTATTTGCATGATTTCCTATTTGTTTGTTTGCATGGTTTATATAATGTAgactaattaattatttacttcAAAGgattcattaattttattggcTTGTTTGCTTTTGCGATGAATGTGAGGGTTTATGGGGGGTTTGGCAGGGTTTTTCAATGTGTTGCTCCCtttaatttgttgaaaatgTTGGAAAGAGGTGAATTATCATTAATCAACTTGATGGCCATGCAAAATTAAGAAACAGAGGACAAAATAAAACCCTAGTCTGTGCCTTGATGTTTAAAAAGAACACTTAGATTTCTTTTGCCATCCTTCATTTTGCTTTAATTAGCCTTAGTTTTATCACCTTGGTGTGAGATGGACGGCATTGcattttttcttgatcattccCTGTGACGCGTTGTTTGGTTGCAGGGCAAATTGTTTACAAGAAACTAAAGGAGAGAGTGGACCAGTATACTGCAAGGGGTTTGGTACGAACACCGGAGAGCAAGGAAAGCATCGGTGGTGAAGACGATGTTTACGTTGGGGATGTAAGAGATGCTGATAGCATTGTTCCAGCTATTCAGGGGATTGATGCTCTTATAATTCTCACTAGTGCTGTGCCGAAGATAAAACCTGGCTTCGACTTCTCTCAGGGTGGAAGGCCAGAATTCTATTTTGAAGAAGGAACATTTCCCGAACAGGTTCTCTGTTTTCGCCTGTTGTTACTGCTGCTAGATTTTAATGGTTTCAGTCACTAATGTATCTCACCTCATTTTCTTGATTAGGTTGATTGGATTGGGCAAAAGAACCAAATAGATGCTGGTGAGGCCCGTGCTTATGCTTCATTTGTTTTGTTAACTGTTTCCTATTGTATTTCTCAAAAAGATGTGTTGTGTTGAACAGCCATAGCTGCTGGAGTGAAGCAGATTGTTTTGGTTGGATCAATGGGAGGAACAAATTTAAATCACCCTCTAAATAGCCTAGGAAACGGAAATATCTTGGTTCGTCCTCTACTCTCCAGCAACTCGATCACCTTCGTTTTATCTGTTTCATTGATTTTTTCCATTGTTGAAATCCAGGATTAGGTTGCTTCTTAGCTTACCTCTAAAACACATTTCACTCAGTTATAAACGCCACATTCAGTATCAGCAGCTGGTCACGGATGCACTATTTCGTGTTTTCATATGTTTCTTTCTGGTCGCAGGTTTGGAAGAGAAAGGCCGAACAATATCTGGCTGACTCGGGGATACCGTACACCATAATTCGGTAttgtttactttttctttcGACACCTAGAAAAGATTCACACTTAGTATTACTAAGCCACCTTATCTGTGAATTTTATGGATCAAGTCTTCAGATCATAGTTATCTTGCATTCTTGTAATTTTCCATCTCTTAATCTGGCGAGCTAGGGCTGGAGGTCTGCAAGATAAAGATGGCGGTATAAGAGAGCTGCTGGTTGGAAAAGACGATGAACTTCTTGAGACAGAAACAAAGACAATCGCGAGGGCTGATGTTGCAGAAACCTGTATTCAGGTAGCAATATTATCCTGTTCACTCACACAATATGCTGATTCTTCCTCTGACAACATTAACTTATCAGGCATTAAGCTTTGAGGAGGCGAAATTCAAAGCTTTTGATCTCGCCTCTAAGCCTGAGGGATCCGGTACACCAACCAAGGATTTTAAGGCTCTATTTTCTCAAGCCACTTCTCGTTTCTGATTAAACATCGTCTGTATCCATACAAGAGTCGTTTCTTTCACCATGACCGGTTAATTCTTCTTAGTCTTTTCAATCGGAATAAGAGTATGAATTATTTCCAGATATTCAGCAATTCTTCTGCACTGCTGCTAGCACATGTAAGTTTGTGTAACCTTCTATGATCATAACCTGGATTTATACATATTCCACTTAAACTGATATCTAgtcttattattatttaaataactcGAGTATGAATTTCCagtttattttgatattttactTTCAGTTTTTCCCAGTTTCACTTGTTAGATGATAATGGATACTAAGCTTTGCTGTTTAACATTATTGCCTTAGCCGCTGGCAGGTCAatcaaaagagaaaaaaatccaaaattatgaattagtaacaaaaaaaattcgTGTTGTTTGGGAGATTGGAGAGTGGAATTGAAGAGAGTAAATGTGATGAGTGTtgtgtaagagcatctccaatggtcggcgtcaccaccggagcgccgatttttcgcccacgccggtttgacgccgaaccattggaaccggcgtgggcgaaatcggcgtcaaaatcggcgtcgccatgccgattcccgcgctgacgccggttcccacgccgatcctcacgggcgccattgtggctcccggatcggcgccaaaccggcgtcggatttaaatatttttttttttttttcgcaaaacacaatatatacgcgcgttgaacctcattttcattcgcaccacttgttttaacgagtactctctctctaccttactttctgtacaagatcaataacgagcaatggagaacaactacgaaggtactccagttaatcccgggggatggtctcagactcccccggctcccggtgtagggtctcagacgcccccgactcccggggcagggtcccatacttccccggctcctgggggaggtggttggcctccaatgagcgggtactacaacgtgtacccgtggcagcagatgattccggggtgggcacccggcatgcagccccctatgcagatgatgccggggtgggcacccggcatgcagccaccggcgcagcagatgatgccaccggcgcaacatatgattccacagtcgcaggcgacgcacgggggggacaacgcctatcggccgacttttgatttttccaccggttcttcgcacacatcgaccccaacggatgcacagtattcggagaccttctccttagcggacttgggttttgatattaacgacgtttctgaaactctcattcaaagctagggagtagggcggggtaagaagaagggcaaggcgaagaaggtcggcgagtcgtcgcagccccgcgccgaaatccggggccggaggaagtggacggacgcggagaacgttgcggttgccaaggcgtgggtgagtgtttgcgacgatcctctcgtttcaaacaaccagaggatcgtcaacttgtgggcgaagatagctgcagcctacagggcattttgccctgaagggagaccgtgcaccggggaggaggtccggaagtgctgggaccgaatcagggctggcgtctctcgattttcgggtttgtacgccaacgccctccgcatgcagaccagtggccaaacagaggaagactgcaggaggattgcggaaagagcctaccccgatccagataagaagtactatgagttcacctactggaactgctacgttgtgctcaacgagtcggagaaattccgggcaggcgtcgacgctggctggccgaagaggcagagactgaactataccggagattatagcggcagcagcggtggttcgtcagacctccccgagacggcccaggaggtcccgactcctcggtcgttcggtcgccgacctcgcccggttgggcaaaggcgggcgcagcaggttgcgagggggggcacaccgagttcccaggatgtccattcggcatcccccctcggcaggtctaccgaggagctcaaattcttcgcgcgccaacaaacgcgcgctcaaatggtgaagaccttagccgacttccaagcggcggtggaccccgaggtgaaggattttcttcgcgtattgctccagagccagcgtgaagaactggaggcgatgaggagggacaccggcgggaatagccgcggcgtaggtggcgacggaggcggcggcgacggcagtgaagaagcgttgggcgacgacggagacgaggacggcggcgatgagtgattttgttttacttttttaaattaatgtactttttactttttgtaatttttttaaattgttgtacttttttttaaaagtaatgtacttttaaaattttaatattattattcgaattttccgtatttgt
It contains:
- the LOC121792506 gene encoding uncharacterized protein At5g02240-like yields the protein MANVSLTSAATHKCWTFNPISRAAFPNSFAFRFSQPRRATIIMSTSSKTTVLVTGAGGRTGQIVYKKLKERVDQYTARGLVRTPESKESIGGEDDVYVGDVRDADSIVPAIQGIDALIILTSAVPKIKPGFDFSQGGRPEFYFEEGTFPEQVDWIGQKNQIDAAIAAGVKQIVLVGSMGGTNLNHPLNSLGNGNILVWKRKAEQYLADSGIPYTIIRAGGLQDKDGGIRELLVGKDDELLETETKTIARADVAETCIQALSFEEAKFKAFDLASKPEGSGTPTKDFKALFSQATSRF